From the Micromonospora sediminicola genome, one window contains:
- a CDS encoding anti-sigma factor yields MTDIHALAGAYVLDAVDDVERAAFTRHLENCESCALELAELRETVARLADPTWSVPPPTLRAAVLAEIRRTPQERPGRAGRAEPPRAGTWRRRLAVAAAAVLLAGGAGAATWVAQEQRVRDARTEAGAARDEAGRIRAVLAAPDAVVRGATAPAGGRVAVVASASRDEGVALLEGLAAPAPGRAYQLWLIEGATATSAGVLPSGQGAGTRLLVGVRGKGSFGVTEEPAGGSTRPSTTPLVAFALT; encoded by the coding sequence ATGACCGACATCCACGCGCTCGCTGGGGCGTACGTGCTCGACGCGGTGGACGACGTCGAGCGGGCCGCGTTCACCCGGCACCTGGAGAACTGCGAGAGCTGCGCGCTGGAACTGGCCGAACTGCGCGAGACGGTCGCGCGGCTGGCCGACCCGACCTGGTCGGTGCCGCCGCCCACGTTGCGCGCGGCGGTGCTGGCGGAGATCCGGCGCACCCCGCAGGAGCGGCCCGGCCGGGCGGGTCGCGCGGAGCCGCCCCGGGCCGGGACCTGGCGGCGCCGGCTGGCCGTCGCGGCCGCCGCCGTGCTGCTGGCCGGCGGCGCGGGCGCGGCCACCTGGGTGGCCCAGGAGCAGCGGGTACGCGACGCGCGCACCGAGGCCGGCGCGGCCCGGGACGAGGCGGGCCGGATCCGGGCGGTGCTGGCCGCCCCGGACGCGGTCGTCCGCGGCGCCACCGCGCCGGCCGGTGGCCGGGTGGCAGTGGTCGCGTCGGCGAGCCGGGACGAGGGGGTGGCGCTGCTGGAGGGGCTGGCAGCGCCGGCGCCGGGGCGGGCCTACCAGCTCTGGCTGATCGAGGGCGCCACCGCCACCTCGGCCGGGGTGCTGCCGTCCGGGCAGGGCGCCGGCACCCGGCTGCTGGTGGGCGTACGCGGCAAGGGGTCCTTCGGGGTGACCGAGGAGCCGGCGGGCGGGTCGACGCGGCCGAGCACGACGCCGCTGGTGGCGTTCGCGCTCACCTGA
- the sigK gene encoding ECF RNA polymerase sigma factor SigK encodes MTHGDSAGDVPGRSRLHALSPAAPDPGVEADDLLRAVARGDEAAFERLYGIVSPRVYGLARRVLRDPAQAEEVAQEVLVEVWRTAARFDPARGSATAWVLTIAHRRAVDRVRSEQAGAERARRVAAGSRETPYDEVAEEAAARLERQQVRRCLDVLTEVQREAITLAYYGGHSYREVAGLLDAALPTVKTRMRDGLIRLRDCLGVELSR; translated from the coding sequence ATGACCCACGGCGACAGCGCCGGTGACGTGCCGGGGCGGTCGAGGCTGCACGCGCTGTCCCCGGCCGCCCCGGACCCGGGGGTCGAGGCCGACGACCTGTTGCGGGCGGTGGCGCGCGGCGACGAGGCCGCGTTCGAACGGCTCTACGGCATCGTCTCGCCCCGGGTCTACGGCCTGGCCCGGCGGGTGCTGCGGGATCCGGCCCAGGCCGAGGAGGTGGCCCAGGAGGTGCTGGTGGAGGTGTGGCGCACCGCCGCGCGCTTCGACCCGGCCCGGGGCTCGGCGACCGCCTGGGTCCTCACCATCGCCCACCGCCGCGCGGTGGACCGGGTGCGGTCGGAACAGGCGGGTGCCGAACGCGCCCGTCGGGTCGCCGCCGGTTCCCGGGAGACGCCGTACGACGAGGTGGCCGAGGAGGCGGCGGCGCGGCTGGAGCGGCAGCAGGTGCGGCGCTGCCTGGACGTGCTGACCGAGGTGCAGCGCGAGGCGATCACGCTGGCCTACTACGGCGGACACAGCTACCGCGAGGTGGCCGGCCTGCTGGATGCCGCGCTGCCGACCGTCAAGACCCGCATGCGGGACGGGCTGATCCGTCTCCGCGACTGCCTGGGAGTGGAGCTGAGCCGATGA